The genomic region GTTTACTGCTGCAGCAATTTTCAGGTAATCAAAGTgtaattaatttcatttatgttgatgcatatttacattttaattgccACTACCAAGGAGggaataaattaaacaaaaagatGATTAATATTCCAGCTGGATAGACTTGGAAAATCTCAGAATGCGAAGGAGCGCGCTGCAAACAGACCGCATAATGTCAGCCAGCAGAATGTGTGGGAGACGAAACATGAAGGCAGACAAATATCTTTTCCTCAGGAGGTGTTTAATTACCACACAAGTTACACAAAATAATGACGGTAAATTAATTCAATGCGACGCTTTTAACTTGCAGTGTATTTCATTATATTATGATGTTTGATTCATTACATTTCTTCACcccaaatacacaaaaacacaaacacagatgaacaAACCCAAGCGGTAAGGTTCAGGCAGGTCCTGGCCAGCTTGACATCCTCTCTGGTGTGCAGGAGTTGACCACGACCGCCGGAAGTTTGCCTACTTTCtcctctttgtttgtctttttcaaaaCGTCCCTTCCTGCAAAGAGCCAGAAGACACGACGGACGAATGAGTTGTCAGTCAAAATCTAAGTCAGTAAACAACCTGGCGCGAGTCGATGCTGACCCTCCTCAGGTAGCGTTCTCTGCGTCTGCTGCAGCTccggcagcagcagagagtcTCTCACACATGTGACTCTCTTCCCACAAAACCTGTCGGAGTTTGTCAGGTCTGATCTTGTCTGATGAGTGTGCACGTGTCTTTGCACAACAGTTGGAACTGCAACACACAGAGGACAGCAGGGAGATAGAAATCATTACGCCTGATGAATTGCAAACCCTTTACTGCATCTTTATGCTAGTACAGTACCTATACCACGACAGGTCACGCTAGAGGCTGTGTCGTGTCTGTAGGGCAGCAGCTCAGGTTTCTGCTTCGGCTGGCGGTAATTGTCCCTCATCTCTGTGTCAGTAGAGGGCGGCACGTCACGCCTGCTGTGCTTTGGTGTAAGTCTGCTTTCTGCAGCATTACTACGATCACATCctgtcaaacacaacaaaaggaGAAATAAGCTGCAGAAAGAAATATGCTGATGGTTCCATGCGGGCAAACCTGTGTGCTTGAATGTCGTGAGTTCAGTTTGTTCTGACACGCTTTCATAAACAGGCTGAAGCAACAGACTTGTCCTACCTTGGGGCATACCCATGAAGTCACATCTGTAGGTGGAGCGGTACTGTGCTGTCAAGGCCTTTCGGATCTCCCCCTCAGACGGGAGGCATTTCAGAGGAACGGCCACATACTCGGAGCTTGGAGCTGCATCCCTCGGCAGCCTCCACATCATGAAAGACTTGAAGAAATGGTTTGACATAAAGGTTACGATACACTGTGAGAGGTCAAGCATGGGATTCAGCTATAAATGTAACACTGAGGCAACCACAAAACCAACCTGACTTGGGTGCGGGTTGTTTCTCCTCTGGCCCGAGGCCGTCCCTGTGCGGATGCATTCAGGTTTACAGGCTGGTTTCCAGTAAAAATCCTTATTGTACACAGTTGAGCCCAAAGGTTGGGATTGCGAATAGGAGTCTATGAATGAAGTCGACCTCGGGCACCTGCGTATGCATCAACATATACCAAGaattacacataaaaacacacaaatctaATGCTAATCAGAAGACGATTAATTAAACTTACAGCAGAATTTCTGCAGCTGAGTTCGGCCGGTAGATGAATTGTCTTCTGTTAGATGTCTCGTATGGATCCCACCACTGTCTGCCCtctaaagaaacaaacaacaaggtTCTATCACATCACAACAGTGAATTCTTCACATGTTGTGTGCACCAGTCACTGCAGGTTACAGCTAATAAGCAGGgtgaactctctctctctctctctctctctctgtgtttttttcagtgggAGACTTCAGTAAGAAAGCCAACCTAAAACTATAAAAGAGAAAATtataaaagagaagaaaactgTAGGATGTTTTATCCTCCCACACAGTAATTATTCAGTCTGTCAGACAGACTAATTGTACAGCATAATGTGGTTAACGTGGCATATTACTGTAAACCAAGCAAcaatagaaataaaagaaaataatgtgatgcttttttaattgaatatcacattttttacTACCCAAAACTTTCAAATTGATTCATACATCtatttacatatttaacatTACCTCTGGTTGCCATCGGTGAGCACAGTTTCGGTCCCTTATGTTACAGGCTAGTTGTATTCCGTGTAATGAAAACCTTTCTATATCCATTTCTCTTTACTTCAGGATTGTTTGCTGAAAAACATAACTGACATCTCTGGATCCTAAAGTTAGGCCTGTgtgttaaacaacaacaaaaaaagttgttttactTTCAGGTACTGTCTTTGTCTGTCCAGAGGCAGTGCTGGTCCCTGCAGGGTGTCTTTGGGTGCTGTGGTTATGGAGACCTACAACAATGGCACAATGTTGAATGGCCAATGTGAAGCAGCTCAGCGGGGGAGAGGTGactttaaaaattcaacattgCCAGGGATGCCTTATTTATGTCTGTTGCTGACTACAGTTGTAATGGTTTGACATTTTCACCACAGGAGAACCAGTTCAGAAAAGATTAGTTTAAAGGTATCAtgatttaaattattattaaactGTTTATCTGCATTCGTTCATTTTCACATCTTCTGTACATATGTCTACCTTATTATCTTTTATTGGTTCTTTTCTATATTTTTGCACTTTTATATTTTAGTGGACAGGCAactgtgcatatgacaataaacattttgacctaaactgaattattattattattgttattataattattattaataatatcaGTGACCCTTAAAGGAACGAAAACCGAAAGGGTTTTGCTTTATCTTTACAATTTTGCAAAGTATTATGTCCTGATAGACAAAAaacttcaaaaaatgtttttgaaaaaaaataatactcaGGATAAGCAAATGTGCCCGGTATGATAAGAGGAGTGGGAAGTACGTTTACTCATGTATTAGGCCTACAGTAGCCTACTTATTAACATACAAAAACAAGGAatgattttatataaatatgataataatatatcTTTCAAATATGGAAGTGTTTGTAGAATCAAGAGGAGAAAATCCATATAATTAAAGTTTACTAATAACAAACTTAATTTATGCAGCTtcagagaaaaataattaataagtAATCTATAGACTGTAGTTTtggaagaagaaattcaaactccgAATtttaatacaaacacacatatttatattttccataagcaaataaacaagctgctctcagaggaaaataagagcgaaatagaaaggtggcagggtctgccacatataaacaaagtaaaacaggatgaaattgtgttgtcctttaaggtcagtgtgtttatttagttttgtttggtCACACTTGTCATCTCCAGTCATCCAATATCTCATAATGTTAGTCTTTGAATCAGATTTTAACCTGtgagaataaataaaagtataataaAATAAGCATTAATAAGATAATACAGTTTTAACGTCAACATATGCACTCGTATAATAGTTGACAACAGGCTCGTGTCTACTTTAACTTCAGTGTATTAAAGCAGTAACATCACACTGCAGCCTGTTTCTCCATGTGAATGCTCTTCTCTCCCCTCATGTCTGATATTCAAGTTTGGCGCCACGGCCCCGTCGTGTTTTGGACAACCAACTGTACAACATCCGTGACTGAGACAGCGACCGTCCAATAAGATCCTCCACGGAGCTGACGGCAGCCAATGTCCGACAGCCGGAGCCCGACACTCGGGTAAACACAGCGGGATCCTCACAGCCGAGAGACCGCGCACTGACGGAGCTCCTCGTCCCATTGTTTGAGACGTACCGACGTGCAGCTGGCCTCCTGTAGCGCTGTTGGGGTAAGCATCCGAAATGTAAACTGACTGACGGAACTGACTTGGACAGCCATGTTATGAATGAAACGGTGGTTCGGGATGCGTTTTGCAAAGTATGCGTCGGCTTCGTGCCGGATTAGTTGCGTGACTGAGCTGGATGAGATGCTAACGGAGGGATCAAGCTCCTGCTGTTTACGCTAACACTGTCCTGCTAACTTAGCAAACAGTGAAATTAGCCGCGGTTGTGAATAATGTCCAAAACAAGGGATAACTCCCCGAGTGTCCATGCTAGTGTCTACTGTCGGGTTAGCGTGACGACCCTTATTTTGTTTCCAGCTAACAAGGATGATCCAGTTCACTCATCAGCCTTCTATATAAATGTGACAATGGCTGCCTGCTCTGGCCGTGGTGCTATCACAGAAGCTAgcgctagccagctagctagaGGGTGAACGTAGGTGAACACCGCGAAGTGTTGCTGAGGCA from Sparus aurata chromosome 2, fSpaAur1.1, whole genome shotgun sequence harbors:
- the tex26 gene encoding testis-expressed protein 26, which encodes MATREGRQWWDPYETSNRRQFIYRPNSAAEILLCPRSTSFIDSYSQSQPLGSTVYNKDFYWKPACKPECIRTGTASGQRRNNPHPSQSFMMWRLPRDAAPSSEYVAVPLKCLPSEGEIRKALTAQYRSTYRCDFMGMPQGCDRSNAAESRLTPKHSRRDVPPSTDTEMRDNYRQPKQKPELLPYRHDTASSVTCRGIVPTVVQRHVHTHQTRSDLTNSDRFCGKRVTCVRDSLLLPELQQTQRTLPEEGRDVLKKTNKEEKVGKLPAVVVNSCTPERMSSWPGPA